The proteins below come from a single Zonotrichia leucophrys gambelii isolate GWCS_2022_RI chromosome 3, RI_Zleu_2.0, whole genome shotgun sequence genomic window:
- the IL20RA gene encoding interleukin-20 receptor subunit alpha isoform X3 → METTRFNPLTDTKIDPPMVSVSSTDRSISIVLTAPEKWKRSPEEESISLLQVYPGLQYNVSVLNKKTKKRWFFSISNNTLVVPWLEPGTAYCVSAQIHVPTPVLDSAFSKEHCITTLKDKTEDETITITFGYIMPTMLALLFTSVACYWVHKYIHIHKQKHPTNLVWQYTDKCKEWVFIPSEKMVLNLITVDRDDCEESRHLSERKSPHYNTAYNDTEGRDLPSEQVLKAKYLLDFSCEEISLKEDTLVEGNQAGNWASHGRSGTQNTWRDKNAEVVEYEHDVRTEDFSPGQKLEEMFSAPGGLQGEPQVALGDLVDMGTGQPYSPQLEIQVAHLCLGQKTEELDLKVVDAADELPSETHIEFMDLGTEKSGQPSYHQLEETTQGLTEKEGMQTILVDWDPDSGRLYIPTLSSVENQMCEGLFKYDDPNKDGILLRLYDKGLSGESPEDQEMYLLQFKEQWGLHVEMED, encoded by the exons ATGGAGACCACACGATTCAACCCTCTAACAGACA CTAAAATAGATCCACCCATGGTAAGTGTATCTTCTACTGACAGATCTATCTCAATCGTTTTGACTGCTCCTGAGAAATGGAAGAGAAGcccagaggaagaatccataTCTCTGCTTCAGGTGTACCCTGGCCTACAGTACAATGTGTCTGTCctcaacaaaaaaacaaagaagcGG TGGTTCTTCTCCATCAGCAACAACACCTTGGTTGTGCCGTGGTTAGAACCTGGAACAGCTTATTGTGTCAGTGCACAGATACATGTCCCCACACCAGTTCTGGACAGTGCCTTTTCCAAAGAACATTGCATTACTACACTGAAAG ATAAAACAGAAGATGAGACTATAACAATCACATTTGGATATATTATGCCTACCATGCTGGCTCTCCTTTTTACTTCTGTGGCATGCTATTGGGTGCACAAGTATATTCACatccacaaacaaaaacatccaACAAACCTG GTGTGGCAGTACACTGACAAATGCAAGGAATGGGTTTTCATACCAAGTGAAAAAATGGTGCTCAACCTTATCACTGTTGATAGGGATGACTGTGAGGAATCCAGACATCTGTCAGAAAGGAAAAGTCCCCATTATAACACTGCTTACAATGACACTGAAGGGAGGGATTTGCCTTCTGAGCAGGtgctgaaagcaaaatatttgcttgATTTTTCATGTGAAGAGATTTCACTCAAAGAGGATACTTTAGTGGAAGGGAACCAAGCTGGAAACTGGGCATCTCATGGCCGGTCTGGAACACAGAATACTTGGAGAGATAAAAATGCAGAGGTTGTGGAGTATGAGCATGATGTAAGGACTGAAGACTTCAGTCCTGGTCAGAAACTAGAAGAGATGTTTTCTgcccctggggggctgcagggtgagcCACAGGTTGCTTTGGGGGACTTGGTTGATATGGGAACAGGACAGCCCTATTCCCCCCAGCTAGAGATACAGGTGGCACACCTTTGTTTGGGACAGAAAACAGAGGAACTTGATTTGAAGGTGGTTGATGCAGCAGATGAATTGCCAAGTGAGACCCATATCGAATTCATGGACCTGGGTACTGAAAAGTCTGGGCAGCCATCCTATCATCAGCTGGAAGAAACCACACAGGGCCTCACAGAGAAAGAAGGTATGCAGACCATATTGGTTGATTGGGATCCTGACAGTGGAAGACTGTATATTCCTACTTTATCCAGTGTTGAAAATCAGATGTGTGAAGGACTATTCAAGTATGATGATCCCAACAAAGATGGAATTTTGCTCAGACTCTATGACAAAGGGCTATCTGGTGAATCACCTGAGGACCAAGAAATGTATCTCCTGCAGTTCAAGGAACAGTGGGGACTTCATGTAGAAATGGAAGactga
- the IL20RA gene encoding interleukin-20 receptor subunit alpha isoform X2, which yields MKNVLHWSAPEGTGDGVLYKVKYAVYGVGKWIRKTECRNINRTWCDLSHETSDYEEQYYASVKAFLNGACSDWMETTRFNPLTDTKIDPPMVSVSSTDRSISIVLTAPEKWKRSPEEESISLLQVYPGLQYNVSVLNKKTKKRWFFSISNNTLVVPWLEPGTAYCVSAQIHVPTPVLDSAFSKEHCITTLKDKTEDETITITFGYIMPTMLALLFTSVACYWVHKYIHIHKQKHPTNLVWQYTDKCKEWVFIPSEKMVLNLITVDRDDCEESRHLSERKSPHYNTAYNDTEGRDLPSEQVLKAKYLLDFSCEEISLKEDTLVEGNQAGNWASHGRSGTQNTWRDKNAEVVEYEHDVRTEDFSPGQKLEEMFSAPGGLQGEPQVALGDLVDMGTGQPYSPQLEIQVAHLCLGQKTEELDLKVVDAADELPSETHIEFMDLGTEKSGQPSYHQLEETTQGLTEKEGMQTILVDWDPDSGRLYIPTLSSVENQMCEGLFKYDDPNKDGILLRLYDKGLSGESPEDQEMYLLQFKEQWGLHVEMED from the exons ATGAAGAATGTCCTTCACTGGTCAGCACCAGAAGGCACAGGTGATGGAGTACTCTACAAGGTGAAATATGCAGT GTACGGTGTTGGTAAATGGATTAGAAAGACAGAATGCAGGAATATAAACAGAACATGGTGTGACCTCTCCCATGAGACCTCTGACTACGAAGAGCAATACTATGCAAGTGTTAAGGCATTCCTAAATGGGGCATGCTCTGACTGGATGGAGACCACACGATTCAACCCTCTAACAGACA CTAAAATAGATCCACCCATGGTAAGTGTATCTTCTACTGACAGATCTATCTCAATCGTTTTGACTGCTCCTGAGAAATGGAAGAGAAGcccagaggaagaatccataTCTCTGCTTCAGGTGTACCCTGGCCTACAGTACAATGTGTCTGTCctcaacaaaaaaacaaagaagcGG TGGTTCTTCTCCATCAGCAACAACACCTTGGTTGTGCCGTGGTTAGAACCTGGAACAGCTTATTGTGTCAGTGCACAGATACATGTCCCCACACCAGTTCTGGACAGTGCCTTTTCCAAAGAACATTGCATTACTACACTGAAAG ATAAAACAGAAGATGAGACTATAACAATCACATTTGGATATATTATGCCTACCATGCTGGCTCTCCTTTTTACTTCTGTGGCATGCTATTGGGTGCACAAGTATATTCACatccacaaacaaaaacatccaACAAACCTG GTGTGGCAGTACACTGACAAATGCAAGGAATGGGTTTTCATACCAAGTGAAAAAATGGTGCTCAACCTTATCACTGTTGATAGGGATGACTGTGAGGAATCCAGACATCTGTCAGAAAGGAAAAGTCCCCATTATAACACTGCTTACAATGACACTGAAGGGAGGGATTTGCCTTCTGAGCAGGtgctgaaagcaaaatatttgcttgATTTTTCATGTGAAGAGATTTCACTCAAAGAGGATACTTTAGTGGAAGGGAACCAAGCTGGAAACTGGGCATCTCATGGCCGGTCTGGAACACAGAATACTTGGAGAGATAAAAATGCAGAGGTTGTGGAGTATGAGCATGATGTAAGGACTGAAGACTTCAGTCCTGGTCAGAAACTAGAAGAGATGTTTTCTgcccctggggggctgcagggtgagcCACAGGTTGCTTTGGGGGACTTGGTTGATATGGGAACAGGACAGCCCTATTCCCCCCAGCTAGAGATACAGGTGGCACACCTTTGTTTGGGACAGAAAACAGAGGAACTTGATTTGAAGGTGGTTGATGCAGCAGATGAATTGCCAAGTGAGACCCATATCGAATTCATGGACCTGGGTACTGAAAAGTCTGGGCAGCCATCCTATCATCAGCTGGAAGAAACCACACAGGGCCTCACAGAGAAAGAAGGTATGCAGACCATATTGGTTGATTGGGATCCTGACAGTGGAAGACTGTATATTCCTACTTTATCCAGTGTTGAAAATCAGATGTGTGAAGGACTATTCAAGTATGATGATCCCAACAAAGATGGAATTTTGCTCAGACTCTATGACAAAGGGCTATCTGGTGAATCACCTGAGGACCAAGAAATGTATCTCCTGCAGTTCAAGGAACAGTGGGGACTTCATGTAGAAATGGAAGactga
- the IL20RA gene encoding interleukin-20 receptor subunit alpha isoform X1, whose product MGAGLLALSLLLLLPSPAARTGELYCSLPNPRNVHFESVNMKNVLHWSAPEGTGDGVLYKVKYAVYGVGKWIRKTECRNINRTWCDLSHETSDYEEQYYASVKAFLNGACSDWMETTRFNPLTDTKIDPPMVSVSSTDRSISIVLTAPEKWKRSPEEESISLLQVYPGLQYNVSVLNKKTKKRWFFSISNNTLVVPWLEPGTAYCVSAQIHVPTPVLDSAFSKEHCITTLKDKTEDETITITFGYIMPTMLALLFTSVACYWVHKYIHIHKQKHPTNLVWQYTDKCKEWVFIPSEKMVLNLITVDRDDCEESRHLSERKSPHYNTAYNDTEGRDLPSEQVLKAKYLLDFSCEEISLKEDTLVEGNQAGNWASHGRSGTQNTWRDKNAEVVEYEHDVRTEDFSPGQKLEEMFSAPGGLQGEPQVALGDLVDMGTGQPYSPQLEIQVAHLCLGQKTEELDLKVVDAADELPSETHIEFMDLGTEKSGQPSYHQLEETTQGLTEKEGMQTILVDWDPDSGRLYIPTLSSVENQMCEGLFKYDDPNKDGILLRLYDKGLSGESPEDQEMYLLQFKEQWGLHVEMED is encoded by the exons ATGGGCGCCGGGCTGCTGGCGCTttcgctgctgctgctgctgccgagCCCCGCGGCGCGCACAG gaGAGTTGTATTGTTCTTTGCCCAACCCTAGGAATGTCCATTTTGAATCTGTAAATATGAAGAATGTCCTTCACTGGTCAGCACCAGAAGGCACAGGTGATGGAGTACTCTACAAGGTGAAATATGCAGT GTACGGTGTTGGTAAATGGATTAGAAAGACAGAATGCAGGAATATAAACAGAACATGGTGTGACCTCTCCCATGAGACCTCTGACTACGAAGAGCAATACTATGCAAGTGTTAAGGCATTCCTAAATGGGGCATGCTCTGACTGGATGGAGACCACACGATTCAACCCTCTAACAGACA CTAAAATAGATCCACCCATGGTAAGTGTATCTTCTACTGACAGATCTATCTCAATCGTTTTGACTGCTCCTGAGAAATGGAAGAGAAGcccagaggaagaatccataTCTCTGCTTCAGGTGTACCCTGGCCTACAGTACAATGTGTCTGTCctcaacaaaaaaacaaagaagcGG TGGTTCTTCTCCATCAGCAACAACACCTTGGTTGTGCCGTGGTTAGAACCTGGAACAGCTTATTGTGTCAGTGCACAGATACATGTCCCCACACCAGTTCTGGACAGTGCCTTTTCCAAAGAACATTGCATTACTACACTGAAAG ATAAAACAGAAGATGAGACTATAACAATCACATTTGGATATATTATGCCTACCATGCTGGCTCTCCTTTTTACTTCTGTGGCATGCTATTGGGTGCACAAGTATATTCACatccacaaacaaaaacatccaACAAACCTG GTGTGGCAGTACACTGACAAATGCAAGGAATGGGTTTTCATACCAAGTGAAAAAATGGTGCTCAACCTTATCACTGTTGATAGGGATGACTGTGAGGAATCCAGACATCTGTCAGAAAGGAAAAGTCCCCATTATAACACTGCTTACAATGACACTGAAGGGAGGGATTTGCCTTCTGAGCAGGtgctgaaagcaaaatatttgcttgATTTTTCATGTGAAGAGATTTCACTCAAAGAGGATACTTTAGTGGAAGGGAACCAAGCTGGAAACTGGGCATCTCATGGCCGGTCTGGAACACAGAATACTTGGAGAGATAAAAATGCAGAGGTTGTGGAGTATGAGCATGATGTAAGGACTGAAGACTTCAGTCCTGGTCAGAAACTAGAAGAGATGTTTTCTgcccctggggggctgcagggtgagcCACAGGTTGCTTTGGGGGACTTGGTTGATATGGGAACAGGACAGCCCTATTCCCCCCAGCTAGAGATACAGGTGGCACACCTTTGTTTGGGACAGAAAACAGAGGAACTTGATTTGAAGGTGGTTGATGCAGCAGATGAATTGCCAAGTGAGACCCATATCGAATTCATGGACCTGGGTACTGAAAAGTCTGGGCAGCCATCCTATCATCAGCTGGAAGAAACCACACAGGGCCTCACAGAGAAAGAAGGTATGCAGACCATATTGGTTGATTGGGATCCTGACAGTGGAAGACTGTATATTCCTACTTTATCCAGTGTTGAAAATCAGATGTGTGAAGGACTATTCAAGTATGATGATCCCAACAAAGATGGAATTTTGCTCAGACTCTATGACAAAGGGCTATCTGGTGAATCACCTGAGGACCAAGAAATGTATCTCCTGCAGTTCAAGGAACAGTGGGGACTTCATGTAGAAATGGAAGactga